A genomic window from Vigna radiata var. radiata cultivar VC1973A chromosome 2, Vradiata_ver6, whole genome shotgun sequence includes:
- the LOC106756420 gene encoding TPR repeat-containing thioredoxin TTL1 — translation MSHSGKPVSELGLSDRLRDSLSCSDDTNKPDFRELDLGSPVSTLRPRQQFHHHSAPTSSNSSSSSGGSTGSVPGRSNPVSGRSHSGELSGSSETNSPTRVSKPGHRRSSSGQSLSRSQSQRSPSSSSAAVNSPPLNVLPAGNICPSGRVLKAATVAAAASRSSRSDVLGSGTGNYGHGSIMRGGKGGGGNSGGGDASSVKIGGGDSGKRVDPEEVKRMGNEEFKRGHFGEALCLYDRAIAMSPGNAAYRSNRAAALTGLGRLPEAVRACEEAVGLDPNYGRAHQRLATLFLRLGQVEDARKHLCYPGLHPDPAELQKLQIVEKHINKCGDVRRIRDWNSVLREVDAAVAAGADSCVQLFMCRAEALLKLHQMDGAESCLSGIPKSEQRPSSLSQARFFGMFSEAYCYFVRAQIEMAFGRFENAVTAAEKASQIDPRNVEVAVLLKNVRMVARARLRGNDLFKSERFTEACSAYGEGLRLDPSNSVLYCNRAACWFKLGQWERSIEDCNQALRIQPNYTKAILRRAASNSKLERWEEAVKDYELLRRELPDDNDVAENLFHAQVALKKSRGEEVRNLKFGGEVEDISGLEQFRAAISLPGVSVVHFETASNLQCKQISPFVVTLCSRYPSINFLKVDIQASPAVASAENVRVVPTFKIYKNGSRVKEIICPSHDMLEHSIRHYSL, via the exons ATGTCACATTCTGGGAAACCCGTGTCCGAGTTAGGGCTGAGCGACAGGTTGCGCGACTCACTGAGTTGCTCTGATGATACCAACAAGCCCGATTTCAGAGAACTCGATTTGGGTTCGCCGGTTTCTACATTGCGGCCACGCCAGCAGTTCCACCACCACAGTGCGCCGACGAGTAGTAACAGTAGCAGTAGTAGCGGCGGCTCGACCGGGTCGGTTCCGGGTCGGAGCAACCCGGTTTCGGGTAGATCCCATTCTGGTGAGTTGTCCGGGTCGAGTGAGACTAATAGTCCGACCCGGGTTTCCAAACCGGGTCACCGGAGATCTAGTTCTGGTCAGAGTTTGAGTCGGAGTCAGAGTCAGAGATCCCCGTCGTCGTCCTCGGCTGCCGTGAATTCCCCGCCACTGAATGTTCTCCCGGCTGGGAACATTTGCCCGTCAGGGAGGGTTCTCAAGGCGGCGACGGTGGCAGCAGCGGCGAGCCGGAGCTCCAGGAGTGATGTCTTGGGGTCGGGCACGGGGAATTACGGCCACGGGAGCATAATGCGTGGCGGCAAGGGGGGTGGTGGGAACAGCGGTGGTGGTGATGCGTCGAGTGTTAAGATCGGCGGCGGCGATTCGGGGAAGCGCGTGGATCCGGAGGAGGTGAAGAGGATGGGGAATGAGGAGTTCAAGAGAGGGCACTTTGGTGAGGCTTTGTGTTTGTATGATCGGGCAATTGCGATGTCTCCGGGCAATGCCGCTTACCGGAGCAACCGGGCGGCAGCATTGACTGGATTGGGACGACTGCCGGAGGCGGTGAGGGCGTGTGAGGAGGCTGTGGGGTTGGATCCTAATTATGGGAGGGCGCATCAGCGCTTGGCAACCCTGTTTTTAAG GTTAGGACAGGTTGAGGATGCAAGGAAGCACCTTTGTTATCCTGGGTTGCACCCGGATCCTGCTGAGTTGCAGAAGTTGCAAATTGTGGAAAAGCATATTAACAAATGTGGAGATGTTCGGAGGATAAGAGATTGGAACAGCGTACTGAGGGAGGTTGATGCTGCTGTTGCTGCTGGGGCAGACTCTTGTGTTCAg CTCTTTATGTGTAGAGCTGAAGCCCTTCTCAAGCTACACCAGATGGATGGTGCTGAATCGTGTTTATCAGGGATTCCCAAAAGCGAGCAGCGTCCCAGTTCCTTATCACAGGCAAGATTTTTCGGGATGTTTTCTGAGGCTTACTGCTACTTTGTTAGAGCTCAGATTGAGATGGCTTTTGGAAG GTTTGAGAATGCAGTTACAGCTGCTGAGAAAGCTAGTCAGATAGACCCCAGAAATGTTGAAGTTGCTGTTTTGCTCAAGAATGTGAGGATGGTGGCTAGAGCTAGACTACGTGGCAATGATCTTTTTAAATCAGAAAGGTTCACTGAGGCATGCTCGGCATATGGAGAAGGTTTGAGGCTTGACCCTTCAAACTCTGTTCTCTATTGCAATAGAGCCGCATGTTGGTTTAAGCTTGGGCAATGGGAAAGATCAATCGAGGATTGCAATCAAGCTTTACGCATCCAACCAAATTACACAAAAGCCATTCTTCGAAGGGCTGCCTCAAATAGCAAG TTAGAAAGATGGGAAGAAGCAGTGAAGGATTATGAACTATTGCGGAGAGAATTGCCAGATGACAATGACGTTGCCGAAAATCTGTTTCATGCACAAGTAGCACTAAAGAAATCTCGTGGGGAAGAAGTACGTAATTTAAAGTTTGGTGGTGAAGTGGAGGACATATCAGGTCTTGAGCAGTTTAGAGCTGCAATATCTTTACCGG GTGTTTCTGTTGTCCATTTTGAAACTGCATCAAACTTGCAATGTAAGCAGATATCTCCTTTCGTGGTTACACTCTGCAGTCGCTATCCATCTATCAACTTTCTTAAG